The sequence GAGGGAAAGAAAGCATAATacgattaaagggatagttcacccaaaaatgaaaatgaaaattctttaattattcaccctcatgtcgttccaaacccataagactttttttccatgtttgaacacaaatgaaggcctttttgatgaaatatgaaaGATTTCTCTCCCTCCactgacagctacacaactgacacttggactcttcaaaaagttcataaagagatcataaaacaaattcatatgaattgagaggttcattcttgtgggttattcagcacatttgagctccgtaagaggtttgttctcgcacgtcaagcaGGATTTGTTGATCAATGttcatatgtgaataaaagcctaaattaaatctgtttatcatataaagcaataaataaagcatataaataaagcaataaagcaTATAAAGTGCATCTCttaagaaaatttggactaaaccgctaaattcatatggattagttttatgatctctttatgaactttttgaagcgtcaaagtgtcagttgtgtagctgtcaaaAGAGGGACAGATATCTcccatatttcatcaaaaagattttcatttgtgtttcaaagatgaacaaaagtcttacgagtttggaacaacatgagggtgaataattaataacagaattttcatttttgtgtgaactaaccctttaagtaaaatgATTTGCCTAGAGAGCCTCCACACAGCCCACAGCATAGCATGCTGCAAACTAACATCAGGCCCTCACTGGCTGctgttactgctgctgttgttgttgttgttgttgcacaGATCTCCAGGGCCTCCTCCAGAAGCAGGGGGCTGCACGTTGTCTGCGAGGTTGTGGGCATGCTCTAGAAACAGGTCTTTGAGCACACTTAGTTCTTTGCTAAGCAATTTGATTTTGGCCTCAAGTCTCTCATTCTCCTCCTTCAGCTCATTGACGCGCTGCTGGGTGTCCTGCGCCTTCTGCTTGCTGCGCATGCGGCTCTTCTTTACGGCCAGGTTGTTGCGTTCTCTCCGTTGGCGGTACTCGTCGCTGTCTTTATCCATACTAGCCTTCTTCATCTTGCTGGGTGGCGTGGCCTTACCCCCACCTCCGGGACTCACTGGAACTAATTGAGGAACCTGTcagaattaaaataatgtcacacGTAGTAATAATAAGCAACAGCATATCCAGCACATGGCTAATTTGTGGTTTtgacatttacattacaaatcttCTATAACAAATCTTATTCTTTAAGACTACAAGAAACTGGATGGGCGGATGCACTTTATGAATACATACTAGGGTTGAACAATATTGCtgtgtaaaataaatttatatatatttaaatactgaAAATTATATAACCAACATGCATGTTTCAATTTCTTTTTTGTGAGAAGAAAGCATCCTACAACTTCTGAAAGTGAACAGCAGTGTTTTACGGTAGCATTAGCTACATAAAAACTAAGTGTCATTTTAACGTCAGTGTCGGGGTTTAGGGCTTCAGGTAGGCCTACATtaggtttatttaaaaacagaaattgaataatcaaacgtaaaaataaaacactgcttAGATttcactgtataaaataaatacataatgattcttattaaagctacaaaagttattcgtTCAAGAGTAGTGAGTAGGGCTGGAACGACGCGCCGACGTAATCGGTTTGGGTTGAATGCGTTGATTCATCGCGCTTTTTATGTTCATTCCCAATGATGGCGGCTCTGACTCCCGGGAATGctgaaaatcttaaaaaaaatatcttaaacaaaaaactgaaaaaaatcttaaacaaaaaactgaaatGGCATAGGCCTACCTGTATGTAGGAACATCTGAAAAGAAAACTCCTCTCCTACCCTAGACGGCAGCGTAAGTATTTGGACTCTTATAGTGAACTGTTTTACACAGCACTAGAATACGGCTGTCAGTCCCATGTTTTGTGTTTAATTCGGCTCATACAGCATTCTGTTTTTTACAAGCTGCAGTGGGTGCGAGCGTGTGGCTCAAACGTACTCTCTGCAACCGGTTGCAAAGAATTTAATGttgttatttaaaatatctaatAGATGAACTCATGATTGGGCTCATTTATTTAACAGCGCGCTGTCAATCGTTGTAAAACTTAAAGGTTTTATGGACATTGCCATGTTTGACCCTGTCGCTATGGTTAATTAGAATGCGGTTGTGACTTCAGCTGTTTGATCAAACAGCTGAATGAACATATTCAACAAAACATTTACACACGTGTAAACAATTGCTGCTGTACATCCCAAAAGTGACTGTGAATGCAGCCATAGTAAACACCTAATTACATAAGCCTTATCTTTTGTCATAACTAGTATAATTAGGTAAAGGTTCATAGATTAGTTACAGTTATTATTTATTGGTAAATTAAATCAAAGAATTAATAGACTATTCAGAAAATAAACAATAGATTAACCTGAAAAAATATCGTTAGATTAACCGGGGGAAAGAAAAATCGATAGATTAATCGATTGgaaaaataatcgttagttCCAGTCCTAgtagtgagtgattttctctgtcttttgGACTTGAACTTTTTGTAAACTCTGAGTATCAAAATCATGCAGTTATTACAAGTCGTTGCAATATGCATATCGCGATATTTTGATAGATATATCATGCAGCCATAATATATATACCATGGTTTAAGCACTGCaaaatgacactgacactttgaTCTTGGTTTTGAAgagtcattagtattcataaatGCACGGGTGAATAGGTTAGCTTGTTGATGTGTGTACCTGCTGTAGTCCTGCAGTTCCTGCGGGGTTTAATGCACTATGCGGCTGACTCTGTATAACACTGACACCGTTCTGATCTGTGTTGGATATCTTGTGTTGCAACTGCTTGTTCATTTGGATCCACTTCCGCTGTCTTTCTCTCACCCTCACCGACCTATGTTGTCGGGCTTCGCAGAGCTGGAGTTGGTGTTAGTTGGTATTGTGTGAAGCTGAATGCCACAAAATGCAGCCGTGTGCCTGAAAACCAGACAGATTGAAGAGAAAGAAGTTAGACAAGGTACTCTGCACACATCAGCATCATTCTCCATCACACTTTTACATATTTTGTTGGCACACAATCCCCACCTGAACAGATGCTTTGCGCAAAAACTATTATTTCAGCAAAATGCTGCAACACCTGGAAGTTGGGTCAACCGCTTGTGCTCATCCGTTAGCATTATGTTGTTGTAATCCGACCGGGCTGCCATGTCAATGTGCATATGTGGCAAATTTTCTTTCTCTCATGAGCGCGAGCTCAAGTGTTGCCCGTGGTTGCATCATCGCTCGCGCTCCCACCCGCTCCTTTATACACGGGCGAAGGGAAACTCCGTAGTCATGCAGAACTAAAGTTGCCGTTTTAAACAAACATCAGAATAGTGAGGATACgataaagaaatttaaactttATTAGTGGACATTTTAAAGCCTGACAAGTGTTTTGTATGTTGTTTTGAGTCGTGACAGGCTGGTTACATCATACACGGAACTGTGGGAATGAAGGGGAATACCGCTGACTTACTTTCAACAGTATGCCTACATTCAAAATGGCAGCAGATCCAGTAAAGCAGTATTGTATTCTATCGCGTTGAACCATGTAAAACACCCACAATCAATGTCGACACGAGTGTTGCTTTAGCTCTACGTGCGTCCGTAGCCAGTGGGATCTACTGCAGGTTAGCAGGTTGGCTAAATAGCTGGCACATTCCTAACCATGACGTCAGGCGTCTAACAATGAACTGAGAGCTCACACAGGCTCTGCTTTCTACATAAAAGTTACGGGAATGAAGAATAACGATCCACAGTCGATCGCGATCATGTCTAATCGTGGGCTACGAAGCTCTCGATTGCCTCAGATCCGGTAGTTGAGGCTATTTTGCAATCGAGTGAGCGAGCCATcggttaattaataaaaaataaattcgacaGTCTGTATTGCTATCTCACAATATCCCCGAAAAACTTACCTTGAAAACGTCCCAGGCTTACAAGTCACCCACTTGAGTTTATAAAGAAGAATATCCTCTTTGTTTGACGGAAAAAATAAGCACAGGTTGAGGTGTTATTGTTTGGTAAAGCGGCGCTTGGGAGTATTGCGAAATCTTGTGACCATGTAGGGAAATCTGCTCTAGCAGCCAATCAAATCAGGGTTGGGGAGACGACGAAACGTACTCTTTGATTGACATGTCACTAAACCAATCAGGTTACACTTCTCGGTTTGGGGCGGTTTCATGCGGTAAAACATTAGATCAGCCAAGAATACTAAACAAGGGTAACAGTACAGCTCTCGTTTCATGGAGCTGAAAATTTGAAAAGGTGTTAAATTTGTGTACAcaaatgcaaattattatttttagagcCAGACTAAATAAAGTTAATATTGGTAATACTCCAGTCCAGTTTAAAATTTTGCACTGTTTGCCTAAATAGTCGATTCTTGCACTTTCGACTTCTGGAATTTATTGTGATTTAcaccccaccaccaccaccaataAATGAAACATATCAAGTCagattaaattttatttaaatgtatagaCTTGTGTTTTGGATGTCTCGCGTTATAAAGTCACACATTTCACACACTAAagtcacattttttttgttatttagggaaaaaaaatacattttgaaccTAATGAGGGGATTCTTCTTTGGTATGCAGGATATGCATGTGACAACCTACTGTATAGCTCCAATTCAGTGGTAATTTCTAATTCTGACATAAGGTAAAAAATAAAGTAGGCTAGACCAAAAGAAATCAACAGAAAAACGTAATTTGTAACATATTTGTTGCTGTCCTCAGTCTCATTCTTTTGATTGTGGTATGCTCCATGCTCGCGCTGTAACAATAGAGGGAGCTCCCAGACTGCTCACGCACTGATTAGCCAACAGCGCATGCAGTTGTCAAGTTCTGTGTGCTCTTCAGCTTCTCTCGCCCTAGGTGAGACGTGTGCTACACTGTTTGCTTTGGCAAagtataggctatttatttattgttgtgcGCTAAGGAAATAATGGACGGTACATATTTTCCAGCGTaaaatatgataataataaaaaaattaaataaataaaaaaatacacttctgtagttttgttttcttttttgtgagATTTATTGTGGAGGCGATTCACTTGACTCAATTTCATAACAATTTCATATGGCATATTAGTCTGCATGGTGCGTTTAATATTTTTCAAGAGGCGACTGAGTTTTAAGGCAACTGCAATGTTTTCTCTTtcatttactctatttttctTTAGTTATAGAACACATTTTATACTTTTTCTACTAATTTGTATTAGGCCTACATTCATATAACATTTACAGTCCTGTCCTGTTTGCCATTGTAATTTGTCTCATGCTAGTTTAGCATGCGCTCACCTCCACCTCTCTTTACGAGAATCTTTTTCCTCCAtcttaaacatgcattttaattcACAACACACCTCCAAAGGCTGCTACAACAACTAGACCGAGCATCAAAATCTAAATGAACAATTCACAATTTCAATTCACTAggctatgtaaaaaaaaaaaaaaaaaaaaaaaaaacacattaagacgcattatgtattattattaattattatttcacCTATAATTCAATAATAACGATATTTCTGAAAGGCCGGGTCGATTTCAGTGTGCGCGCTGAGCTCTCGCGCAGAGATCACGCAGAGAAGCATTAGGACCCAGAGCACGCACGCCCTCCCTCCAAACTCCAAAGAGTATATAAGTGCACTGAGAAAGTATTTGACAGATGTGAAGCTCACACGCTGATGGTGTAAGTGTCATCTTAAAGGAGATCTCGTGTGGCGTTTCAGCCCTTAAGCTCTCATTCACTTTACGGCCAAGTACACAGCCACGACAGGCTGCACGCTCGCCTGTCCCGAGAACTTGGAGCCAGCGCGGCTTTCTTACTGCGAGCAAGCTGGATTCCCGGAGCTCTTCACCATGTCTGGCGGGTTTTAGATACTCCATGGAGCAAGCAAACCTCTACGAGGTCGCCCCACGGCCACTGATGACCAGCCTTGTACAGAGTCAGCAAAACCCATATATCTACAAAGACACCGCTGGAGACCTGAGCGAGATCTGCGAGAACGAGAACTCCATCGACATCAGCGCCTACATTGACCCCTCTTCCTTCAACGACGAGTTCCTGGCTGACTTGTTCCACAACAGCTCCAAGCAAGAAAAGCTCAAGCTGGCGAGCGGAGACTACGAGTACCCCCACGGCGTCAATGGCACACCTGGGGCCCCGCAGATGTACGGCTGTCTGAACAGCTACATGGATTCATCCAAACTGGAACCCATCTACGAAAGCCAGGCACGAATGAGACCCGTGGCCATCAAACAAGAGCCCCGGGAGGAAGATGAGCTCAGCCACTCGATGCCACCCACATACCACCACTCTCAACACCATGCGCCGCATCTGTCCTACCTTCAGCACCAGATTGCGCACTGCGCGCAAACCACCATGCACCTTCAGCCGGGCCATCCCACACCTCCCCCGACGCCCGTACCCAGCCCGCACCACCAACACAGCCACCTGCCGGGGGGCTCCATGAAGATGGGCGATCGAGGGAAATCCAAGAAACAGATCGACAAGAACAGCGCCGAGTATCGGCTGAGGAGGGAGCGCAACAACGTAGCCGTGCGCAAGAGCCGGGACAAGGCGAAAATGCGCAATGTGGAGACGCAACAAAAAGTCATAGAGTTGTCGGCGGATAACGAAAGACTGCGCAAGAGGGTGGAACACCTTACGCGAGAACTGGAGACGTTACGGGGCATCTTCAGGCAGCTTCCCGACGGCTCGTTTGTCAAAGCCATGGGTAACTGTGCCTAACGGAGCGAGCTGGTCTTTtgaagtaacttttttttttttttttttacgtctGCTGGATAAACGCTGACACATTCTCAAAGTGTTTTTATAGGAGCCAGGCAGCTGCGGTATACATGTGCCTtttgtacaaaaaaacaaaaaacgaacaaaaacataaacaaacGAACGATAAGCTCATCTCTTCATACATTTGGACTAAAAGCTTGTTGTAGGTGTAGTC is a genomic window of Megalobrama amblycephala isolate DHTTF-2021 linkage group LG3, ASM1881202v1, whole genome shotgun sequence containing:
- the cebpg gene encoding CCAAT/enhancer-binding protein gamma, with the translated sequence MNKQLQHKISNTDQNGVSVIQSQPHSALNPAGTAGLQQVPQLVPVSPGGGGKATPPSKMKKASMDKDSDEYRQRRERNNLAVKKSRMRSKQKAQDTQQRVNELKEENERLEAKIKLLSKELSVLKDLFLEHAHNLADNVQPPASGGGPGDLCNNNNNNSSSNSSQ
- the cebpa gene encoding CCAAT/enhancer-binding protein alpha; its protein translation is MEQANLYEVAPRPLMTSLVQSQQNPYIYKDTAGDLSEICENENSIDISAYIDPSSFNDEFLADLFHNSSKQEKLKLASGDYEYPHGVNGTPGAPQMYGCLNSYMDSSKLEPIYESQARMRPVAIKQEPREEDELSHSMPPTYHHSQHHAPHLSYLQHQIAHCAQTTMHLQPGHPTPPPTPVPSPHHQHSHLPGGSMKMGDRGKSKKQIDKNSAEYRLRRERNNVAVRKSRDKAKMRNVETQQKVIELSADNERLRKRVEHLTRELETLRGIFRQLPDGSFVKAMGNCA